The following are encoded together in the Culex pipiens pallens isolate TS chromosome 1, TS_CPP_V2, whole genome shotgun sequence genome:
- the LOC120425310 gene encoding meiosis-specific nuclear structural protein 1-like — protein MSRPAKSASELAVCRVCMSQGKQMVPFARYDADRKAYRLADAISAVGAVQVENGDGLPQYCCVRCLREIESAFKIRRVCQESDWRLREMYQQLEPEPVVEVMKEEKELVFKEEYEESRLQETVAGVVAIKREVEELSQPLDGAEHAVSIKEEIDEFPAPEKRRQLRQTALCREVQSARKQDCFQRDLSQIQRNGQLSQQKRQHTAVVLECDLQAKKRQEEALEEERQKQLEEERELALQLHEANRRRINEEKLRQQLRDSNQELRELESKLRAAYVAKGIAAQKAELEARRLEEQLVAQREQEELEKLRLKNLEFIKQCQEEDWKQKLELRDTLHAQMKALQQQKQVMYEEFLREKTFLDEICRKLQEERFEEIRRKLELQQRTRREMEYFREAKEIWQERQRLAVAEENERIRRYLEARDAEQEVQHRRKLESAKSRERLNEKMVAELQAEFDEARKRENLLQDLYAAELDERQEQRLQRDLEQQLRKRIEARLGIERQLVEIECRRKQQEDEDRRFKEEQLKLWAERDRLDQLSNEKRRLKLMEHRRAIQELLEERRQRRADEVKELMQMQSMFEQEEKRREEIIEEERIKLLKEHVTALLGFLPPGVLRESDREHLPLPKDK, from the exons ATGAGCCGACCCGCCAAGTCCGCCTCCGAGCTGGCCGTGTGCCGCGTCTGCATGAGCCAGGGCAAGCAGATGGTTCCGTTCGCGCGGTACGACGCCGACCGGAAGGCGTACCGGCTGGCGGATGCCATCTCCGCCGTCGGAGCCGTCCAGGTCGAGAACGGCGACGGGCTGCCCCAGTACTGCTGCGTTCGCTGCCTGCGTGAGATCGAGTCGGCGTTCAAGATACGGCGCGTGTGCCAGGAGTCGGACTGGAGGCTGCGCGAGATGTACCAGCAGCTGGAGCCGGAACCCGTGGTGGAGGTTATGAAGGAGGAGAAAGAGTTGGTCTTCAAAGAGGAATACGAGGAATCTCGGTTACAGGAGACCGTCGCAGGAGTTGTGGCTATCAAGCGGGAGGTTGAGGAGCTGTCGCAACCGTTGGATGGCGCCGAACATGCTGTTAGTATTAAAGAGGAGATCGATGAG TTCCCCGCCCCGGAGAAGCGACGCCAGCTGCGGCAAACGGCGCTTTGTCGCGAAGTGCAGAGCGCCCGCAAGCAGGACTGCTTCCAGCGGGACCTAAGCCAAATCCAGCGAAACGGCCAGCTGAGCCAGCAGAAGCGCCAACACACGGCCGTCGTCCTCGAGTGCGATCTGCAGGCCAAAAAGCGCCAGGAGGAAGCCCTCGAAGAGGAACGCCAGAAGCAGCTCGAGGAAGAGCGCGAACTTGCCCTGCAACTGCACGAGGCCAACCGGCGCCGAATCAACGAGGAAAAGCTGCGCCAACAGCTGCGCGACTCGAACCAGGAACTGCGCGAGCTCGAGTCCAAACTGCGGGCCGCGTACGTCGCCAAAGGAATCGCCGCCCAAAAGGCGGAACTCGAAGCGCGACGGCTCGAGGAGCAACTCGTCGCCCAACGCGAGCAGGAAGAACTCGAGAAACTACggttaaaaaatctagaatttatCAAACAATGCCAGGAGGAGGACTGGAAGCAAAAGCTCGAACTCCGCGACACGCTGCACGCCCAGATGAAGGCCCTCCAGCAGCAGAAGCAGGTCATGTACGAGGAGTTCCTGCGGGAGAAGACCTTCCTGGACGAAATATGCCGCAAGTTGCAGGAAGAGCGCTTTGAGGAGATTCGGCGGAAGTTGGAGCTGCAGCAGCGGACCCGCCGCGAGATGGAGTACTTCCGGGAGGCGAAGGAGATTTGGCAGGAGCGGCAGCGGTTGGCCGTGGCCGAGGAGAACGAGCGCATCCGGCGGTACCTGGAGGCGAGGGATGCCGAGCAGGAGGTGCAGCACCGGCGGAAGCTGGAGAGTGCCAAGTCCCGGGAGCGGTTGAACGAGAAGATGGTGGCGGAACTGCAGGCGGAGTTT GACGAGGCCCGCAAGCGGGAGAACCTGCTCCAGGATCTGTACGCGGCCGAGCTGGACGAGCGGCAGGAGCAGCGGCTGCAGCGTGACCTGGAACAGCAGCTGCGCAAACGCATCGAGGCCCGGCTCGGCATCGAGCGCCAGCTGGTGGAGATCGAGTGCCGCCGGAAGCAGCAGGAAGACGAAGATCGCCGCTTCAAGGAGGAACAGCTGAAGCTGTGGGCAGAGCGCGACCGGCTCGACCAGTTGAGCAACGAGAAGCGCCGGCTCAAGCTGATGGAGCACCGGCGGGCGATCCAGGAACTGCTCGAAGAGCGACGCCAGCGTCGAGCGGACGAGGTTAAGGAGCTGATGCAGATGCAGAGCATGTTCGAGCAGGAGGAGAAGCGGCGCGAGGAGATTATCGAGGAGGAGCGCATTAAGCTGTTGAAGGAGCACGTGACGGCCCTGTTGGGATTCCTGCCGCCCGGGGTGCTCCGGGAAAGCGACCGGGAGCATCTGCCGCTGCCGAAGGACAAGTGA
- the LOC120425309 gene encoding calaxin-like, with protein MSLDSTLDSGEEIRFLNKISGTIRQLVRQTHFTTRELEVVLLIYYKLLKEDDDNGGARFSARKGITRHQFTTVFDTVFGMTDNAMLRRVMTALDKGASSYVTMETWAKTMSLFLRGSFEEKMRYCFDVYDIQAEGMIRRDHMMLLLRSAFIKHVDEEVEEAVKDMVDIMLHKMDLDRDGAISFEDYRESVRRSPELLECFGQALPDRGHIYAFSRTFLERVRKF; from the coding sequence atGTCTCTCGACTCAACGCTCGATTCCGGCGAGGAAATTCGCTTCCTGAACAAGATCAGCGGCACGATCCGGCAGCTGGTGCGCCAAACCCACTTTACAACGCGCGAGCTCGAGGTGGTCCTGCTCATCTACTACAAGTTGCTCAAAGAGGACGACGACAACGGCGGTGCGCGGTTCTCCGCCCGGAAGGGCATCACCCGGCACCAGTTCACCACGGTGTTCGACACCGTGTTCGGCATGACGGACAACGCGATGCTGCGCCGGGTCATGACGGCGCTGGACAAGGGCGCTTCCTCGTACGTCACGATGGAAACGTGGGCCAAGACGATGTCGCTGTTTTTGCGCGGAAGCTTCGAGGAAAAGATGCGGTACTGCTTCGACGTGTACGACATTCAGGCGGAGGGGATGATCCGGCGGGACCacatgatgctgctgctgcggagTGCCTTCATCAAGCACGTGGACGAAGAGGTGGAGGAAGCGGTCAAGGACATGGTGGACATTATGCTGCACAAAATGGACCTGGACCGGGACGGGGCGATTTCGTTCGAGGACTATCGGGAATCGGTGCGGCGATCGCCGGAATTGTTGGAGTGCTTTGGGCAGGCCCTGCCCGATCGGGGTCACATCTATGCCTTCTCGAGGACGTTCCTGGAGAGGGTGCGAAAATTCTAG